The following proteins are co-located in the Fructilactobacillus carniphilus genome:
- a CDS encoding NAD(P)-dependent oxidoreductase encodes MVKITAYGVRPIEVAYFKELNTHDYELNLVPELLDHENATAARGSTGVLLRGNCLGDRTNLEKFKAWGIKYVFTRTVGVDHLDLTATKELGLKVARVPAYSPYAVAELALTLGMTLFRKVAPEITNTHNGNFKVLDHYFSKEIHSSTVGIIGCGRIGSAEGKLYAGMGATVIGYDPNSADPHQKNGITLVGLPELLAKADIVSLHVPLIPGKTENLIDQAELQAMKSDAILINTARSQVVNLPAVNWALANQVIGGYGADVVVDEAQIFGKEFDHLAALPNQEVLQLSQQFPNAIITPHVGSFTEPALKDMISISYQNFATTIATGTCPNAVL; translated from the coding sequence ATGGTAAAAATCACTGCATACGGGGTTCGCCCCATTGAAGTTGCCTATTTTAAAGAATTAAATACCCATGATTATGAATTGAACCTTGTTCCAGAACTACTAGACCACGAAAACGCCACTGCGGCACGGGGATCAACTGGTGTTTTACTGCGGGGAAATTGTTTAGGCGATCGGACTAACCTCGAAAAATTTAAAGCGTGGGGAATTAAATACGTCTTCACCCGAACCGTCGGAGTTGATCACCTAGATTTGACCGCTACCAAAGAACTAGGGTTAAAGGTAGCCCGGGTTCCCGCCTATTCCCCTTACGCCGTAGCAGAGCTAGCTTTAACGCTGGGAATGACTTTATTTCGGAAGGTAGCTCCAGAAATTACTAATACCCATAACGGGAACTTTAAAGTTTTGGATCACTATTTTAGTAAAGAAATTCATAGTTCCACGGTAGGAATCATTGGCTGTGGTCGGATTGGATCCGCGGAAGGCAAATTATATGCTGGAATGGGAGCCACTGTAATTGGTTATGATCCCAACTCAGCTGATCCCCACCAAAAAAATGGAATTACACTCGTTGGGCTTCCCGAATTACTCGCAAAGGCGGATATTGTTTCGCTCCACGTGCCCTTAATTCCTGGGAAAACGGAAAATCTCATTGATCAAGCTGAATTACAAGCTATGAAATCAGATGCAATCCTAATCAATACCGCTCGGTCTCAGGTTGTTAACTTACCTGCCGTTAATTGGGCCCTAGCCAATCAAGTGATTGGGGGCTATGGTGCCGATGTAGTGGTTGATGAAGCCCAAATTTTTGGAAAGGAATTCGATCATTTAGCCGCACTCCCCAATCAAGAAGTGCTCCAGCTAAGCCAGCAATTTCCGAATGCCATTATCACTCCCCACGTCGGCTCCTTTACGGAACCAGCTTTAAAAGACATGATTAGCATTAGTTATCAAAATTTTGCCACAACCATTGCTACTGGAACTTGTCCGAATGCGGTTCTTTAA
- a CDS encoding aminotransferase class I/II-fold pyridoxal phosphate-dependent enzyme, whose translation MPNPLVNHMNYEMLELSPSAILKFNDDVSQIPDLIPLTLGEPDFPTPEHVKQAAIASINNDESHYAPTRGTAALRQAAADFLHQRYGLNYDPETEIIMTAGATGGIYAALTSILNPGDDVLIPTPIFPLYIPVTQLRGAHPVFMDTSRTGFVLTPEQLEETLAAHPNTKAIVLNFPSNPTGKTYDRAALEKLAKIIKQHNIFVISDEIYSELTYSGPHVSIASLLPDQTILLNGVSKSHAMTGWRIGIMAAPKDITDQLEKIDQFTITSTTTNAQAAATEALQNGAADTAAMKAEYERRRNFIVPALQDMGFELANPDGAFYIFAKIPSDQIQDSFEFSYDLARKGKVAVVPGKAFGPGGEGYVRISYATSMDNLQAAMERIQAYLNRNE comes from the coding sequence ATGCCTAATCCATTAGTGAACCACATGAACTATGAAATGCTCGAACTGTCACCCTCCGCCATTTTAAAATTCAATGACGACGTAAGCCAAATTCCTGATCTGATTCCTTTGACCCTCGGGGAACCTGATTTTCCGACCCCCGAACATGTTAAACAAGCGGCCATTGCCAGCATTAACAATGACGAAAGCCACTACGCTCCTACCCGGGGAACCGCGGCACTCCGGCAGGCCGCAGCCGACTTTTTGCACCAACGCTACGGCTTGAATTACGATCCGGAAACCGAAATTATCATGACCGCTGGGGCAACTGGCGGAATTTACGCAGCCCTCACCTCGATTCTAAATCCTGGTGATGACGTTTTGATTCCCACTCCCATCTTTCCGCTTTACATTCCAGTTACCCAGTTACGCGGCGCCCACCCCGTCTTCATGGACACCTCTAGGACCGGTTTTGTACTGACCCCCGAACAGCTTGAAGAAACGCTAGCAGCGCATCCCAACACTAAAGCTATCGTCTTAAACTTCCCATCCAACCCGACGGGAAAAACCTATGATCGCGCTGCTTTAGAAAAATTAGCTAAGATTATCAAGCAGCACAACATCTTCGTCATTTCCGACGAAATTTACAGCGAACTAACTTACAGCGGCCCCCACGTTTCGATCGCGAGCCTCCTGCCCGACCAAACCATCCTACTTAACGGAGTCTCTAAGTCTCACGCGATGACCGGCTGGAGAATCGGCATCATGGCTGCGCCTAAGGACATCACCGATCAACTTGAAAAAATTGATCAATTTACAATTACGTCTACCACAACCAACGCCCAAGCGGCCGCGACCGAGGCCCTCCAAAACGGAGCAGCAGACACGGCTGCCATGAAGGCCGAGTACGAAAGACGACGGAACTTCATCGTTCCCGCACTCCAGGACATGGGCTTTGAATTAGCTAATCCCGATGGCGCTTTCTACATCTTCGCCAAAATCCCGTCAGATCAAATTCAAGATAGCTTTGAATTCAGCTACGACTTAGCACGTAAAGGTAAAGTAGCGGTCGTGCCTGGGAAAGCCTTTGGACCTGGTGGAGAAGGTTACGTCCGGATTAGTTACGCCACTTCCATGGACAATCTACAAGCAGCAATGGAAAGAATCCAAGCATACTTAAACCGCAACGAATAG
- a CDS encoding PTS sugar transporter subunit IIC, with amino-acid sequence MPTSLKTATNNILNGISIGLIVALVPGAILNAIVKPLVPHAPFLSIILAMTGIAAMLLPATSAVCVGMLAKFTPIQTTCLALAAAVGAGNAHFNQGQIAVTGSGNVLNIGITIAIAYALIIFVGKRLKGYTILLLPTLTLLIGGEIGLVTLGPVTAFTTAIGKLIMQFTGLQPLIMGALMGICFAILVLSPISSVGIATAIEISGIAAGSANLGITAAAFTVAIAGSSVNSLGTTISHFVGTPKIQMANVLKKPKLFIPSIINAAIVGSIGALFNVKGTPVSAGFGLSGLVGPLANLDAHPHATGSAIIVSLLLFIVLPVALAFLSRYLFTDKLHLQTAEDFHIDYQ; translated from the coding sequence ATGCCAACTTCGCTCAAAACTGCCACCAATAATATTTTAAACGGAATCTCGATTGGATTAATTGTGGCCCTCGTACCGGGTGCCATCCTGAATGCCATTGTGAAACCGTTGGTACCCCACGCCCCCTTTTTAAGCATCATCCTCGCTATGACCGGGATTGCGGCCATGCTACTGCCGGCCACCAGTGCCGTTTGTGTCGGGATGCTGGCCAAGTTCACGCCGATTCAGACTACTTGTTTAGCCCTTGCAGCCGCAGTTGGAGCTGGAAACGCCCACTTTAACCAAGGACAAATCGCTGTAACCGGGAGCGGAAACGTTTTAAACATCGGAATTACCATCGCGATAGCCTATGCCCTCATCATTTTCGTGGGCAAACGCCTTAAAGGTTACACAATTCTGTTATTGCCCACTCTAACGTTACTGATTGGCGGTGAGATTGGACTCGTGACCCTTGGACCAGTGACCGCCTTTACCACGGCCATTGGAAAACTAATCATGCAGTTCACGGGTTTACAACCGTTAATCATGGGCGCCCTCATGGGCATCTGTTTTGCGATTCTCGTCCTTTCCCCGATTAGCTCGGTAGGAATTGCCACTGCAATTGAAATTTCTGGTATTGCCGCTGGTTCTGCCAACCTGGGAATTACGGCCGCCGCCTTCACCGTTGCCATCGCGGGCTCATCGGTGAATTCCCTGGGGACCACCATTTCTCATTTCGTCGGAACCCCCAAAATTCAGATGGCCAACGTGTTAAAGAAACCGAAGTTGTTTATTCCTTCCATAATTAATGCCGCCATCGTGGGAAGCATCGGGGCGCTGTTCAACGTCAAAGGAACTCCAGTCAGTGCCGGATTCGGCCTTTCTGGCTTAGTTGGACCGCTGGCCAATTTAGACGCCCATCCGCATGCCACGGGAAGTGCCATCATCGTGAGTCTATTATTATTCATCGTCTTACCGGTTGCGCTCGCATTTCTCAGTCGCTACCTCTTTACTGACAAGCTCCATCTGCAAACGGCCGAAGATTTTCACATTGATTACCAATAA